From one Streptomyces sp. R41 genomic stretch:
- a CDS encoding 3-hydroxybutyryl-CoA dehydrogenase: MGAIGRLGVVGCGLMGAGIAEVGARAGVPVTVVERDAGAARAGRGRIVRSLDRAVAHGRLTAERRAAALGLITVVEQIEALHDCDLVIEAVAEDVRVKLDLFKRLDCVVSAPEAILATNTSSIPVIRLAAATSRPGQVVGVHFFNPVPVLRLVEVVPSLLTSADTTARAGAFVVGVLGKEVVHAQDRAGFVVNALLVPYLLAAVRMVESGAATVEDIDRGMVLGCAHPLGPLALTDLIGLDTTRAIAESLYAEFREPLYSPPPLLSRMVEAGLLGRKSGRGFYPYPERGPSEAAAPVTRQ; this comes from the coding sequence ATGGGCGCCATCGGGCGGCTCGGAGTAGTGGGCTGCGGTCTCATGGGCGCGGGCATCGCCGAGGTCGGCGCGCGGGCCGGAGTGCCGGTGACGGTCGTGGAGCGCGACGCGGGGGCGGCGCGGGCGGGCCGCGGGCGCATCGTCCGCTCGCTGGACCGGGCCGTCGCGCACGGCAGGCTCACGGCCGAACGGCGTGCGGCGGCCCTGGGCCTGATCACGGTGGTCGAACAGATCGAGGCCCTGCACGACTGTGACCTGGTCATCGAGGCCGTCGCGGAGGACGTGCGGGTCAAACTCGACCTGTTCAAACGGCTGGACTGCGTGGTCAGCGCGCCGGAGGCCATCCTCGCCACCAACACCTCCTCGATCCCGGTCATCCGGCTGGCCGCCGCGACCTCGCGGCCCGGCCAGGTCGTCGGCGTGCACTTTTTCAACCCGGTTCCGGTGCTGCGGCTGGTCGAGGTCGTGCCGTCACTGCTGACGTCGGCGGACACCACGGCACGCGCCGGCGCCTTCGTCGTCGGCGTGCTCGGCAAAGAGGTCGTGCATGCCCAGGACCGGGCCGGCTTCGTCGTGAACGCGCTGCTCGTGCCCTATCTGCTGGCCGCGGTCCGCATGGTGGAGTCGGGCGCCGCGACCGTGGAGGACATCGATCGCGGCATGGTCCTGGGCTGCGCCCACCCGCTCGGTCCGCTCGCTCTGACCGACCTGATCGGCCTGGACACCACGCGGGCCATCGCCGAGTCTCTGTACGCCGAGTTCAGGGAGCCGCTGTACTCCCCGCCGCCCCTGCTGTCCCGCATGGTGGAGGCGGGCCTGCTCGGCCGGAAGTCCGGCCGGGGCTTCTACCCTTACCCGGAACGGGGACCGAGCGAGGCGGCGGCACCGGTGACCCGGCAGTGA
- a CDS encoding 3-hydroxybutyrate dehydrogenase → MTAPSALPGPHAPALDLGGRTALVTGAAGGIGRACALRLAAAGAKVRAVDRDATGLDALAEQAQGLAGTVEPHVLDLTDLDAAEQAAAGTDVLVNNAGLQLVRPIEEFPPDVFHTVLTVMLEAPFRLIRGALPHMYGQGWGRIVNVSSVHGLRASAFKSAYVAAKHGLEGLSKTAALEGAPHGVTSNCVNPAYVRTPLVETQLADQAQAHGIPVERVLAEVLLQDSAVKRLIEPAEVSEAVAYLCGPQASFITGTSLVLDGGWTAH, encoded by the coding sequence ATGACCGCGCCCAGCGCCCTCCCGGGCCCCCACGCCCCCGCACTCGACCTCGGCGGCCGCACCGCCCTTGTCACCGGCGCCGCAGGCGGCATCGGCCGCGCCTGCGCGCTGCGGCTCGCCGCCGCCGGCGCCAAGGTGAGAGCGGTCGACCGGGACGCCACGGGCCTGGACGCGCTGGCCGAACAGGCCCAAGGCCTGGCGGGCACCGTCGAGCCGCACGTCCTCGACCTCACCGACCTCGACGCGGCGGAGCAGGCAGCCGCGGGCACCGACGTCCTCGTGAACAATGCCGGGCTTCAGCTGGTGCGCCCCATCGAGGAGTTCCCTCCCGATGTCTTCCACACCGTGCTGACCGTGATGCTGGAGGCACCGTTCCGGCTCATCCGCGGAGCGCTGCCCCATATGTACGGGCAGGGCTGGGGCCGTATCGTCAATGTCTCGTCGGTCCATGGACTGCGAGCCTCGGCGTTCAAGTCTGCGTATGTGGCCGCGAAGCATGGCCTTGAGGGGCTCTCGAAAACCGCCGCTCTGGAAGGCGCGCCCCATGGAGTCACCTCGAATTGTGTGAACCCGGCCTATGTGCGCACCCCACTGGTCGAGACGCAGCTCGCCGACCAGGCGCAGGCGCACGGGATTCCGGTGGAGCGTGTGCTGGCCGAAGTGCTGCTGCAGGACAGCGCGGTCAAGCGGCTCATCGAGCCGGCGGAGGTCTCGGAAGCGGTGGCCTATCTGTGCGGTCCGCAGGCGTCCTTCATCACCGGTACGTCCCTGGTGCTGGACGGGGGCTGGACCGCGCACTGA
- a CDS encoding acyl-CoA dehydrogenase family protein: MDMRYTPEQARLKRRAADYARLLMRYEEQAEEAGGPLPQETVAELTRAAMDAGVYAINMPAEWGGAGLSLLDQVIVEEEFGKVTNCLWDIPWRPANVLAQGDERQREKYLLPVIRGERFDAFAVTEPGAGSDPASGTSTATRTDGGWLLNGEKWFVTCGDIADFLLVQADAGPERLPTLFFVDRAAPGVAMTRVPRFMHSAVNGHPEFTFTDVFVADQDVLGGVGNGYELTKQWFTDERLMIAARTVGAAERALQLARDWAVERQQFGAPIASYQLIQGMLADCAVDIAVNRAYTHQVAWEADQPHTDRKTLHAKASTAKLAASEAAGRVADRCLQIFGGRGYDRTCPVERMYRELRVDRIWEGTSEIQRLIIANELVKRGTRALALPTP; this comes from the coding sequence ATGGACATGCGCTACACCCCTGAACAGGCCCGCCTGAAGCGGCGCGCGGCCGACTACGCCCGGCTGCTCATGCGTTACGAGGAACAAGCCGAGGAGGCCGGCGGCCCCCTCCCGCAGGAGACCGTCGCCGAACTGACGCGTGCCGCGATGGACGCGGGCGTCTACGCCATCAACATGCCCGCCGAGTGGGGCGGCGCCGGGCTCAGTCTGCTCGACCAGGTCATCGTCGAGGAGGAGTTCGGCAAGGTCACCAACTGCCTGTGGGACATCCCCTGGCGGCCCGCCAACGTCCTGGCCCAGGGCGACGAGCGTCAGCGCGAGAAGTATCTGCTGCCCGTCATCCGCGGCGAGAGGTTCGACGCGTTCGCCGTCACCGAGCCGGGCGCCGGGTCCGACCCCGCCTCCGGCACGTCGACCGCCACCCGGACCGACGGCGGCTGGCTGCTCAACGGCGAGAAATGGTTCGTCACCTGCGGCGACATCGCCGACTTCCTGCTCGTCCAGGCGGACGCCGGGCCCGAGCGGCTGCCCACGCTGTTCTTCGTCGACAGAGCCGCCCCGGGCGTGGCGATGACACGGGTGCCCCGCTTCATGCACTCCGCGGTCAACGGGCACCCCGAGTTCACCTTCACCGATGTCTTCGTCGCCGACCAGGACGTGCTCGGCGGCGTCGGCAACGGCTACGAGCTCACCAAGCAATGGTTCACCGACGAGCGCCTCATGATCGCGGCCCGCACGGTGGGCGCCGCCGAGCGCGCCCTTCAGCTCGCCCGCGACTGGGCCGTGGAACGCCAGCAGTTCGGCGCCCCCATCGCCTCGTACCAGCTGATCCAGGGCATGCTCGCCGACTGCGCCGTCGACATCGCGGTCAACCGCGCCTACACCCACCAGGTCGCGTGGGAGGCCGACCAGCCGCACACCGACCGCAAGACCCTGCACGCCAAGGCCTCCACCGCCAAGCTCGCCGCCAGCGAGGCGGCGGGGCGGGTCGCCGACCGGTGCCTGCAGATCTTCGGCGGCCGCGGCTACGACCGCACCTGTCCAGTCGAGCGCATGTACCGCGAACTGCGCGTCGACCGGATCTGGGAGGGCACCTCCGAGATCCAGCGACTGATCATCGCCAACGAGCTCGTCAAACGCGGCACCCGCGCCCTGGCGCTGCCGACCCCGTGA
- a CDS encoding MFS transporter gives MASAATAPPPPASLKRIVVASLIGTTIEWYDFFLYGSAAALVFNKLFFPDYDPLVGTLLSFLTYAVGFAARPLGALVFGHYGDRLGRKKLLVLSLLLMGGATFAIGLLPSYATIGVAAPVLLTVLRLVQGFALGGEWGGAVLLVSEHGDAKRRGFWASWPQTGAPAGQLLATGVLSLLTATLSDDAFGSWGWRIPFLLSGVLVIVGLWIRLSVDESPVFKQALAQAKARAATRDGQAAEAEKLPLVSVLRHHWRDVLVAMGARMAENISYYVITAFILVYATTSAGVSKQTALNAVLIASAVHFAVIPAWGALSDRIGRRPVYLLGAAGVGLWMFPFFSLIDTGGFGNMVLAVTVGLVLHGAMYAPQAAFFSEMFATRMRYSGASIGAQFASVAAGAPAPLIATALLSDYGSSTPIALYVIAAAVLTLIAVGAAKETRHRDLAEVETPTDDRPATAPTADARTA, from the coding sequence ATGGCCTCCGCAGCAACCGCTCCCCCACCACCCGCCAGCCTCAAGCGCATCGTCGTCGCGAGCCTCATCGGCACCACCATCGAGTGGTACGACTTCTTCCTCTACGGCTCCGCCGCTGCCCTCGTCTTCAACAAACTGTTCTTCCCGGACTACGACCCGCTCGTCGGCACGCTGCTGTCGTTCCTGACGTACGCGGTGGGCTTCGCGGCCCGGCCACTGGGTGCGCTCGTCTTCGGGCACTACGGAGACCGGCTCGGCCGCAAGAAGCTGCTGGTGCTGAGCCTGCTGCTGATGGGTGGGGCGACGTTCGCGATCGGCCTGCTCCCCTCGTACGCGACCATCGGCGTGGCCGCCCCTGTACTGCTCACCGTGCTGCGTCTGGTGCAGGGCTTCGCGCTGGGTGGCGAGTGGGGCGGCGCCGTCCTCCTGGTGTCCGAGCACGGCGACGCCAAGCGGCGCGGGTTCTGGGCCTCGTGGCCGCAGACCGGGGCGCCCGCGGGGCAGCTCCTGGCGACCGGAGTGCTCTCGCTGCTGACGGCCACGCTGTCGGACGACGCTTTCGGCTCCTGGGGCTGGCGCATCCCGTTCCTGCTCTCCGGCGTCCTGGTGATCGTCGGTTTGTGGATACGTCTGTCTGTCGATGAATCGCCCGTGTTCAAGCAGGCGTTGGCGCAGGCCAAGGCTCGCGCGGCGACACGGGACGGGCAGGCCGCGGAGGCCGAGAAGCTGCCACTGGTCTCCGTGCTGCGCCACCACTGGCGTGATGTGCTCGTCGCGATGGGCGCCCGCATGGCGGAGAACATCAGCTACTACGTGATCACCGCCTTCATCCTCGTGTACGCCACCACGTCGGCCGGCGTCTCCAAGCAGACGGCGCTCAACGCGGTGCTCATCGCGTCCGCCGTGCACTTCGCCGTCATTCCGGCCTGGGGCGCGCTCTCGGACCGGATCGGCCGCCGGCCCGTCTATCTGCTGGGCGCCGCCGGAGTCGGCCTGTGGATGTTCCCGTTCTTCTCCCTCATCGACACCGGCGGCTTCGGGAACATGGTGCTCGCCGTCACCGTCGGCCTGGTCCTGCACGGCGCGATGTACGCACCCCAAGCCGCCTTCTTCTCCGAGATGTTCGCGACCCGGATGCGCTACTCGGGTGCCTCCATCGGCGCCCAGTTCGCCTCGGTCGCGGCGGGCGCACCCGCACCGCTCATCGCGACCGCCCTGCTGTCCGACTACGGCAGCTCCACACCGATCGCCCTGTACGTGATCGCGGCGGCCGTCCTGACACTGATCGCGGTGGGAGCCGCCAAGGAGACACGCCACCGCGACCTGGCCGAGGTCGAGACCCCGACCGACGACCGGCCGGCGACGGCCCCGACGGCGGACGCGCGCACTGCCTGA
- a CDS encoding TetR/AcrR family transcriptional regulator → MSTKVRTADTRERILTAACEVIAETGFEKIRMRMVAERAGVSTALLHYHFDTREKLFTEAMTHSFANTAVDVGRDAESVPAAVTLARILRSLLPTDPQLHQDWRLWQELWVRALRDETTRQFAVDLYAQLHEWVADAVRRGIASGEFTPTDVDELSTLLLSLSDGYGIRLMLRDPTVTLETALTAIWRHCSAALGLPDTIPEA, encoded by the coding sequence GTGTCAACCAAGGTGCGCACGGCGGACACGCGCGAGCGCATCCTGACCGCCGCGTGCGAGGTCATCGCCGAGACCGGTTTCGAGAAGATCCGGATGCGGATGGTCGCCGAGCGGGCCGGGGTGTCGACGGCGCTGCTGCACTACCACTTCGACACACGCGAAAAGCTCTTCACCGAGGCGATGACCCATTCCTTCGCCAACACGGCCGTCGACGTGGGGCGCGACGCGGAGTCCGTGCCGGCCGCCGTCACCCTCGCCCGCATTCTCCGCAGCCTGCTGCCGACGGACCCCCAACTGCACCAGGACTGGCGGCTGTGGCAGGAGCTGTGGGTACGAGCGCTGCGCGACGAGACGACACGGCAGTTCGCGGTGGACCTGTACGCCCAACTCCACGAGTGGGTGGCCGACGCGGTGCGGCGCGGCATCGCGTCCGGTGAGTTCACCCCGACCGACGTGGACGAACTCAGTACGCTCCTCCTCTCCCTGAGCGACGGCTACGGAATCCGGCTGATGCTGCGCGATCCCACCGTCACCCTGGAGACGGCCCTCACGGCCATCTGGCGCCACTGCTCCGCCGCGCTCGGCCTGCCCGACACGATCCCGGAGGCCTGA
- a CDS encoding acyl-CoA dehydrogenase family protein encodes MDFRLTPRQVRLKADARALTDFITPYELPCEEGNGLPESAHAKIRDAVLDAGLQAVNMPAEWGGAGLTIAEQVTVQEELGRLTGALWDMVWRPANALRHCTPEQRERFLIPVIRGERRDCYAVTEPGAGSDPRNLATTATKNDRGWVLNGEKWFVTVGDHADFMIVLAAAGANRAPTLFLVDKDAPGIEMTRVPRFMHTFVYEHPEFTFTDVQVGEDAVLGGIGEGHDITRSWFTEERLMIAARTIGAAERALELSRDWAVEREQFGAPIATYQLVQGMLADCAVDIAVNRAYTHQVAWEVDQASPEDRKTVHAKASIAKLAASEASGRVIDRCLQIHGGRGYDRSYAVERLYRELRVDRIWEGTSEIQRLIIANELVKRGSGVLDLPVTR; translated from the coding sequence ATGGACTTCCGCCTCACCCCGCGCCAGGTCCGGCTCAAGGCCGACGCGCGTGCCCTCACCGACTTCATCACCCCCTACGAGCTCCCGTGCGAGGAGGGCAACGGCCTGCCCGAGAGCGCGCACGCCAAGATCCGCGACGCGGTGCTCGACGCCGGGCTGCAGGCCGTCAACATGCCCGCCGAGTGGGGCGGCGCCGGCCTCACCATCGCCGAACAGGTCACCGTGCAGGAGGAGTTGGGACGGCTCACCGGCGCCCTGTGGGACATGGTCTGGCGGCCGGCCAACGCGCTGCGCCACTGCACGCCCGAGCAGCGCGAGCGCTTCCTGATCCCGGTGATCAGGGGCGAGCGCCGGGACTGCTACGCGGTGACCGAGCCGGGCGCCGGCTCGGACCCGCGGAACCTGGCCACCACGGCGACGAAGAACGACCGCGGCTGGGTCCTGAACGGCGAGAAGTGGTTCGTGACCGTCGGCGACCACGCCGACTTCATGATCGTCCTCGCCGCGGCGGGAGCGAACCGCGCGCCGACGCTGTTCCTCGTCGACAAGGACGCACCCGGCATCGAGATGACGCGCGTACCGCGCTTCATGCACACCTTCGTCTACGAGCACCCCGAGTTCACCTTCACCGATGTGCAGGTCGGCGAGGACGCCGTGCTCGGCGGCATCGGCGAGGGCCACGACATCACGCGCTCGTGGTTCACCGAGGAGCGCCTGATGATCGCGGCGCGCACCATCGGGGCGGCGGAGCGGGCCCTGGAACTGTCCCGGGACTGGGCCGTGGAACGCGAACAGTTCGGGGCGCCCATCGCCACCTACCAACTGGTGCAGGGCATGCTCGCCGACTGCGCCGTGGACATCGCGGTCAACCGCGCCTACACCCACCAGGTGGCGTGGGAGGTGGACCAGGCCTCGCCCGAGGACCGCAAGACCGTGCATGCCAAGGCATCCATCGCCAAGCTCGCCGCCAGCGAGGCCTCGGGCCGGGTGATCGACCGCTGTCTCCAGATCCACGGCGGCCGGGGCTACGACCGGTCGTACGCCGTTGAGCGGCTCTACCGCGAGCTGCGGGTGGACCGCATCTGGGAGGGCACCTCCGAGATCCAGCGACTGATCATCGCCAACGAGCTCGTCAAGCGGGGGTCGGGGGTCCTGGACCTGCCCGTCACCCGGTGA
- a CDS encoding helix-turn-helix domain-containing protein, translating to MSRDHVQSAERSADSAEAPFLELLARGASADAYEQPVLLARAEGRPPERIAALEQAKLLALRVRSEIEGRRRREAELSALFETAHDLAGLRDLDAVLQAIVQRARSLLGTDIAYLSLNDEARGDTYMRVTEGSVAARFQQLRLGMGEGLGGLVAQTARPYVTDDYFEDERFQHTHTIDAGVRDEGLVAILGVPLMIGPQVIGVLFAADRRARVFEREQIALLGSFAALAAAAIDTANWLAETRSALDRLGRANEIIQDRSGVIERASDVHDRLAELVLRGGGVHDVAAAVSEVLDGTVEFAESGGASTAAVEASRTEGHAVRHGDDWVAAVAAGGELLGALVLRGHPGLDPVDQRTLERAAMVTSLLLLARRSASEAEQRVRGELLDDLLDARDRDPRLLRERAARLHADLDGPHVVLAARLDATAADAGQESAARRRLWSAASHLATTRHGLAAARDGGTVLLLPLAPGDTATTLARRTAKHLGTAVHEGVTVGASAPVEQLAARPDAVAAAYAEGQRCLDALRLLGRAGDGAAAEDFGFLGLLLAGDRDISGFVDRTIGGVVAYDERRGTDLLRTLDAYFACGMSPARTKDDLHVHVNTVAQRLERVGRLLGDDWQSPARALEIQLALRLHRLSSAAPH from the coding sequence ATGTCCCGCGATCACGTGCAATCCGCCGAGCGCTCGGCCGACAGCGCCGAGGCGCCGTTTCTGGAACTCCTGGCCAGAGGCGCGTCCGCCGACGCGTACGAGCAGCCGGTGCTGCTCGCCCGCGCCGAGGGCCGGCCGCCCGAGCGCATCGCAGCGCTCGAACAGGCCAAGCTGCTCGCCCTGCGTGTGCGCTCGGAGATAGAGGGACGGCGCCGTCGTGAGGCCGAGCTCTCCGCGCTGTTCGAGACCGCGCACGACCTGGCAGGCCTGCGGGACCTCGACGCCGTACTGCAGGCGATCGTGCAGCGGGCCCGGTCACTGCTCGGCACGGACATCGCGTATCTCAGCCTGAACGACGAGGCCAGGGGCGACACGTATATGAGGGTCACCGAGGGCTCGGTCGCCGCGCGCTTCCAGCAGCTGCGGCTCGGCATGGGGGAGGGGCTGGGCGGACTCGTCGCACAGACCGCCCGCCCCTATGTCACCGACGACTACTTCGAGGACGAGCGTTTCCAGCACACCCACACCATCGACGCGGGCGTACGGGACGAAGGGCTCGTCGCGATTCTCGGCGTGCCGCTGATGATCGGGCCCCAGGTCATCGGGGTGCTGTTCGCGGCGGACCGCCGCGCGCGGGTCTTCGAGCGGGAGCAGATCGCCCTCCTCGGCTCGTTCGCGGCCCTGGCCGCGGCGGCCATCGACACGGCGAACTGGCTCGCGGAGACCCGCTCGGCCCTCGACCGGCTGGGCCGCGCCAATGAAATCATCCAGGACCGCAGCGGGGTGATCGAGCGTGCGTCGGACGTCCACGACCGGCTCGCCGAGCTCGTGCTGCGCGGCGGCGGCGTGCACGACGTGGCCGCCGCCGTCTCCGAAGTCCTCGACGGGACCGTCGAGTTCGCCGAATCGGGCGGCGCGTCGACGGCTGCTGTGGAGGCATCCCGCACCGAGGGCCACGCCGTGCGGCACGGGGACGACTGGGTCGCCGCCGTGGCCGCCGGAGGCGAGCTGCTCGGCGCGCTGGTGCTGCGCGGGCATCCGGGCCTCGACCCCGTCGACCAGCGCACCCTGGAACGGGCCGCGATGGTCACGTCACTGCTCCTGCTCGCCAGACGCTCGGCCTCCGAGGCCGAACAGCGCGTCCGCGGCGAGCTGCTGGACGACCTGCTGGACGCCCGCGACCGCGATCCACGCCTGCTGCGTGAGCGGGCCGCCCGCCTGCACGCGGACCTCGATGGCCCCCATGTGGTGCTGGCCGCCCGGCTCGACGCCACGGCCGCCGACGCCGGCCAGGAGTCCGCCGCCCGCAGACGGCTGTGGTCCGCCGCCTCCCATCTCGCCACCACGAGGCACGGGCTGGCCGCCGCCCGCGACGGCGGTACGGTCCTGCTGCTCCCCCTCGCGCCCGGCGACACCGCGACGACCCTGGCCCGCCGTACGGCCAAGCACCTCGGCACCGCGGTGCACGAGGGGGTCACCGTCGGTGCCTCCGCGCCCGTCGAGCAGCTCGCCGCCCGCCCGGACGCGGTGGCCGCCGCGTATGCGGAGGGACAGCGCTGCCTGGACGCCCTGCGTCTGCTCGGCCGCGCCGGAGACGGTGCAGCCGCGGAGGACTTCGGGTTCCTGGGGCTGCTGCTCGCCGGGGACCGGGACATCTCCGGCTTCGTCGACCGCACCATCGGCGGGGTCGTGGCATACGACGAACGGCGCGGCACCGATCTGCTGCGCACCCTCGACGCGTACTTCGCCTGCGGCATGAGCCCGGCGCGCACGAAGGACGATCTGCATGTGCATGTGAACACGGTCGCGCAGCGGCTGGAGCGGGTGGGACGGCTGCTCGGGGACGACTGGCAGAGTCCGGCCCGTGCGCTGGAGATCCAACTCGCCCTGCGGCTGCATCGGTTGTCGTCGGCCGCACCGCACTGA